GCGCACCTGGCGCTCGCCAATCTGCTCAACACCATGCCCGCTCGCAAGTCCGAGGCCGATGCCGAGTTCGCTCAGGTGCGCTTGCTTGACCCGCATCTGCTGCCCGTGCCCGCGCCCGCCGCTGCGCCGCCGGCCGCCGAGGCCGCCGCGACGCCCGCCGCCGCTGCGCCGTCAGGCGCAACTGCTGCCAAGGCTGCGAAGTTCAAGCCACTCAATCGCCGCTTCAAGCTGACTCACGACTCGCCGGTCTACCAGGCCGCCGATAGCGGCACTTCGGTGGTCGGCCAGGTGCATCGCGGAAAATTCGTGCACGTCACCGGAATCCAGGGCAACTATCTCCAGGTGACGCTGCGCAACGGGACGGTCGGTTTCATTCCGGTAACCGCCGCCGAATAGGCGCCGTCTCCCACGCAAACCGTGCGTTACCAATCGTAACCGCTTTCGAGGAGGTGATTCGACCATGGCCAGCCAACTCGTCAGCCACGAGGTGACCTTTCCCGGCAAGGCCTGCCAGCTCAAAGCCTTCGTCGCCCATCAGCAGGGCGGCGGCCCGCGTCCGGCGGTGATCGTGATCCAGGAGTGGTGGGGGCTCGACGATCATATCCGCGACGTTGCCCGCCGTTTCGCCCAGGAGGGTTACTTTGCCGTCGCCCCCGACCTCTACTCGCGCCAGGGCCACAAGGTCACCAAGGATCCCAACGTCGCCGGCGAGCTGATGTCGAAACTCGACAAGGCCGACGGCATCGACGACCTGCTCAGCACCGTGGCCTGGATCAAGACCCAGAAGGAGGCCGACGCCGCGCGCATCGGCGTGATCGGCTTCTGCATGGGCGGAAGCTACGCGCTGCTGCTGGCGTGCGTGAGCCCCGATATCAAGGCGGCCGCGCCGTTTTACGGCGAGGTTCCACCCGACGAGCAACTGCGCAACCTCCACTGCCCGGTGTTCTACGCTTACGGCGAGAACGACGGCTGGATCACGCGCGAGGACGTCGATCGGCTCGCGGCGGCGCTGAAGAAGTTCAACAAGCATGGCGAGGTCAAGACTTATAAGGGATGCTCGCACGGCTTCTTCAACGACACCCGCAAGGACGTCTACGCGCCGGCCGAGGCGCGCGACGCCTGGCAGAAGTCACTCGCGCTGTTCAAGCAGAATCTCGCGGCCGGAGCTTAGGCCTGAGGCTTTGCTTCCGCGCCGGGCTCGGCCTGCGCGGCGGGCGCTTCGCCGTCTCTGCGGGCTTTCGCGTCAACCGCAGCGCCTGCCCTCACCACGGCGTCCGCCGAGGCCGGACCCTGCGCCGCGGCTTCGGCGCGCGCGGGCACGACGTCTGACGGCGGGTGAGCGGCGAGCACCTCGGCAAGCTCGTCTTCGAGCGCGGCGAGCTTGACCGGCTTGCTGATATATCCGTCCATTCCGGCGGCAAGACATTTCTCGCGATCACCGGGCAGCGCATGCGCGGTCATCGCGACGATCGCCGCGCGGCGGCCGCCGCCCTTCTGCTCGCGGGCGCGGATCTCGCGGGTCGCCTCGTAGCCGTCCATCTCGGGCATCTGGCAGTCCATCAGGATCACGTCGTAGGGCAGGCGCGAGACCGCCTCTATGGCTTCGCGCCCGTTGGATACCGCGTCCACTTCCAGGCCGAGCTTCTTCACTTGCAGCATTGCCACCTTCTGGTTGATCGGATTGTCCTCGGCAAGCAGCACGCGCAGCTTGCGCCCGGGCGGCAGCTTGAGTTTGCCCAGCCGCTCCCCTCGCGGCGCGCCCTCGGCCTCGGTCGCCGGCGCCAGCACTCTGCTCAGCGCATCGTACAGCGACGACTCCGGCACCGGCTTCATCAGCCACCCGCTGTATTCCACGCCGCGCAGCAATTCCTTGAATTCCTTGCTCGGGCCTACCGACGAGACGAAGATGACCGCAGTCGAGGCCAGCGCGGGGTCCGACTTGATCCGGCGCGCCAGCTCCATCCCGTCCATCCCGGGCATCTTTACGTCAACCAGCGCGACCGCGTAGGGCTGCGCGGCGGCCGCCGCGCCGCGCATCATCGCCAGCGCCTCGTCGCCGGTGGCGGCCGAGTTCGACTTCATCCCCCACGAGGTGAGCTGGCGGTCGAGGATGCGGCGGCTGTTGGCGTTGTCGTCCACGACCAGCACTCGCGCTTCGGCCAGGGCGGCGAAGCGCTCGGAGGCTGGCCGTCCGGCGCCGGTCTGCTTGGCCAGGCTGACCGTGAACCAGAAGGTCGAGCCGACCCCGGGCGTGCTGATCACCGAGATCGTCCCGTGCATCCGCTCGACCAGCTCGCGCGCGATCGACAGCCCAAGGCCTGTGCCGCCGAATTGCCGGCGGGTCGAGGCGTCCACCTGGCTGAACGGCTTGAACAGCAGGTGCAGCTTGTCCTTGGCGATCCCGATCCCGGTGTCACGGACCTCGACGCGCAGGACCGCCTCGTTGGGGTTTTCGCTCAGCTTGCTCACCGCCACGCCGACCTCGCCGTGCTCGGTGAACTTGACCGCGTTGGCCAGCAAGTTGAGCAGCACTTGGCGCAGCCGGCCGGCGTCGCCGTGCAGCATCCGCGGAACGTCGGGCTCGATCGACACCGTCAGTTCGAGCCCCTTGCGCCGCGCCTGCTCGGCCACCATCTCGACCGCGCCTTCGATCTCGTCGCCGAGTTCGAAGTCAACCTCTTCGAGCACCAGTTTGCCCGCCGTGATGCGGGAAAAGTCGAGGATGTTGTTGATGAGTGCGAGCAGAACGTCGCCGCTCTCGCGCACGTCGTGCAGATACTCGCGCTGTTCGGGACTGAGCTCGGTGTCGAGCAAGAGCCCGGTCAACCCGATGATCGAGTTGAGCGGAGTGCGGATCTCGTGGCTCATGTTGGCCAGGAACTCCGACTTGAGCCGCGCCCCCTCCAGCGCGGCGTCGCGCGCCTGGGTCAGCTCGGCCTCCATCCGGCGGCGCTCGCTGATATCGCGCACGGCGACCGACAGCCCCACGATCTCGCCTGCGGCGTCGAGGATGGGTGACTGGGTGACCGCGACTTCGACCGCGCTGCCGTCCTTGCGCAGCCGCACGGTTTCGTAGTGCTGGGCTTTGCGCGTGGTGCGAATCGCTTGGACGCGCTGGGCCAGCTCAGTGCGGCGGTCGAGCGGCACCAGCAGCGCGGCGCTGCGCCCGAGGACCTCGGCGGCGGCATAGCCGAAGAGCGCCTCGGCCGCGGGGTTCCAGCTGGTCAGGATCATGTCGGTGGTCTCGCTGTAGATCGCGTCGCCCGAGGAATCGACGATCGAGGCGAGCAGCGAATTGGCGGCCTGCGCGCGCTTGCTTTCGCTGGCGTCGCGCAGTGCCACCACGATCTTGCGTCCGGCGGCGTCGCTGTTGCGGAACGAGGAGGCGTTGAGCGAGACCGGGATCTCGCGCGCGTCCCGAGTCAGCAAAAAGAGCTCGACGTCGTGCACCAGCCCCGTGTCGCGCGCTTGTTCGACCACCGCCTGCGCGCGCATCGGGTCGGTGAACAGCGAAGTCAGCCGGCTGCCGATCAGTTCCTCGCGCGTGTAACCGCTGAGCTCCAACGCGCGCTCGTTGGCGTCGGTCAGGGTGAACGTCGAATCGCTGACCAGCAGCGCGTCGGGCGAGGACTGCACCAGGCTGCGGCTGTACTCGCGCTCCTCGCGCAGCGTGTTTTCGATCGCGCGCTGCTCGGTCGCGTCGCGCGCCACCCCGAAGATGCCGAACACCTTGCCCGCCTTGTAGAACAGCGACGCGTTGAACGAGATCGGGACCTCCCGACCGCTGGCCGCCCTCACCACCAGCTCGACGTTGGAAACGAAGCCGTCGGCGAAGGTTTTCCTGATCGCGTCGCGGGCTGCGGAGGGGTCGGTGAAGTAGGTTTCGAACAGCGTGCCGAGCAGCGCCTTCTTGGGCAGCTCGGTCA
The sequence above is drawn from the Candidatus Binataceae bacterium genome and encodes:
- a CDS encoding PAS domain S-box protein, with amino-acid sequence MASQPVARNSNVPVTFPLSIEPLPYAAVVYAPDGTVLKVNGAAVELFEADSPDQLLGENIYKTGEPPTSADEIPIAIKELQEGRRIRLQKWKLTTLKGNRRVLDIIAIPVIGDRGKLEYIIGFARDITNESRAEHEQALLAAIVQSSDDAIFSLSPTPPKFPIMTWNKAAERLFGFSAEEAIGRSILELYVLPELRAHAADLLQKDATTLTGHPELVRRLEVPVRRKDGTRIEISISISGIYGSGGELLGMSSIARDITEHKRAEREQALLAAIVQSSDDAIVAISPDYRVMSWNKGAERLFGFTAEEALGRPPSELYVPPAARSLVDQQIRADFAALKEQPSLVRRIEVELQRKDGSTVDGSLVASGMFDSAGNILGMSVIVHDLSQLRRAEREQAQLATIVNASPDAIIGFSKDFKITSWNPAAEKAYGFTAQEAIGHGFDLFVPPEELGPALEADRRLFETGEPISFEQRAKKKDGTWFVSLVKIFPIRDSTGNIVAGAGIGHDITRLKEIETELREAHEYTRGLIESSIDAMVMVDAEMRITDGNQQLSRLTELPKKALLGTLFETYFTDPSAARDAIRKTFADGFVSNVELVVRAASGREVPISFNASLFYKAGKVFGIFGVARDATEQRAIENTLREEREYSRSLVQSSPDALLVSDSTFTLTDANERALELSGYTREELIGSRLTSLFTDPMRAQAVVEQARDTGLVHDVELFLLTRDAREIPVSLNASSFRNSDAAGRKIVVALRDASESKRAQAANSLLASIVDSSGDAIYSETTDMILTSWNPAAEALFGYAAAEVLGRSAALLVPLDRRTELAQRVQAIRTTRKAQHYETVRLRKDGSAVEVAVTQSPILDAAGEIVGLSVAVRDISERRRMEAELTQARDAALEGARLKSEFLANMSHEIRTPLNSIIGLTGLLLDTELSPEQREYLHDVRESGDVLLALINNILDFSRITAGKLVLEEVDFELGDEIEGAVEMVAEQARRKGLELTVSIEPDVPRMLHGDAGRLRQVLLNLLANAVKFTEHGEVGVAVSKLSENPNEAVLRVEVRDTGIGIAKDKLHLLFKPFSQVDASTRRQFGGTGLGLSIARELVERMHGTISVISTPGVGSTFWFTVSLAKQTGAGRPASERFAALAEARVLVVDDNANSRRILDRQLTSWGMKSNSAATGDEALAMMRGAAAAAQPYAVALVDVKMPGMDGMELARRIKSDPALASTAVIFVSSVGPSKEFKELLRGVEYSGWLMKPVPESSLYDALSRVLAPATEAEGAPRGERLGKLKLPPGRKLRVLLAEDNPINQKVAMLQVKKLGLEVDAVSNGREAIEAVSRLPYDVILMDCQMPEMDGYEATREIRAREQKGGGRRAAIVAMTAHALPGDREKCLAAGMDGYISKPVKLAALEDELAEVLAAHPPSDVVPARAEAAAQGPASADAVVRAGAAVDAKARRDGEAPAAQAEPGAEAKPQA
- a CDS encoding dienelactone hydrolase family protein encodes the protein MASQLVSHEVTFPGKACQLKAFVAHQQGGGPRPAVIVIQEWWGLDDHIRDVARRFAQEGYFAVAPDLYSRQGHKVTKDPNVAGELMSKLDKADGIDDLLSTVAWIKTQKEADAARIGVIGFCMGGSYALLLACVSPDIKAAAPFYGEVPPDEQLRNLHCPVFYAYGENDGWITREDVDRLAAALKKFNKHGEVKTYKGCSHGFFNDTRKDVYAPAEARDAWQKSLALFKQNLAAGA